A DNA window from Anastrepha ludens isolate Willacy chromosome 6, idAnaLude1.1, whole genome shotgun sequence contains the following coding sequences:
- the LOC128867616 gene encoding transcription factor grauzone-like produces the protein MFYEQSCLLCLENTSATDGRINIDSQDPQSVKIREAIKHHFREELGMIPFLTTKIVCNQCWELVQSFDEFYVRVKKAHLAASDKLKSLQELEIEVKEIKVETDTLDELTSLPKHKNKHSRGLENVEENIEKELISLQGNGDKNEQLHNVNIESFAIKSEAVQDDTLDANYSPQISEDESESSSSVSESIVKLEEEEILDRAPHKILRTKGRSKQKRTQQKGESKKQNERRHKTKDYDDFIAQNFKLNCFLCQRSLTDFKELKNHFREHHQTNGYVKCCGKKLLKRGVLVDHIHVHNNPEYFKCQHCEKVLCDRSGLEMHLQYFHGSRERTYHCTICSKGFFSRKVLTRHCLIHAPDEQKNVKCEQCDKAFCNQYSMKQHLALVHLNLYAKICDICGKALNGKDAFRRHQEKHAGIPAPFVKCNLCNTELKTKYGLARHMKTMHTEEYQTPQVCPICSKVSPNLRAHRRHIEYVHVAEKKHVCKLCDKAFKSTKSLREHVATHTGEVLCTCTFCPQTFNSKSNMYTHRKRQHPKEWAEKCTKKKISTGIVQKIQTDLSSTI, from the exons ATGTTTTATGAGCAATCGTGCTTATTGTGCTTGGAAAACACCAGCGCAACTGATGGTCGAATAAATATTGATTCTCAAGATCCGCAATCAGTAAAGATTCGTGAAGCAATTAAACATCATTTTAGAGAAGAG CTCGGTATGATACCCTTTTTAACAACCAAAATAGTGTGCAACCAATGTTGGGAATTGGTACAATCATTTGATGAATTTTATGTTCGTGTAAAAAAGGCGCACTTAGCAGCGAGCGACAAACTTAAATCTTTGCAAGAGTTGGAGATAgaagtaaaagaaattaaagtagAGACAGACACATTAGACGAGTTAACTTCTCTtccaaaacataaaaataaacactCACGCGGTCTCGAAAATGTTGAGGAAAATATAGAGAAGGAACTAATTTCCTTACAAGGAAACGGAGATAAGAATGAACAGTTGCATAATGTAAATATAGAAAGTTTTGCTATTAAGAGTGAAGCTGTACAAGATGATACACTGGATGCAAATTATTCCCCGCAAATATCAGAAGACGAGAGTGAATCAAGTAGCTCAGTGTCAGAAAGTATTGTAAAGCTGGAAGAGGAAGAGATATTGGACCGTGCACCGCATAAAATATTGCGAACTAAAGGAAGGTCAAAACAAAAGCGAACGCAGCAAAAGGGAGAATCAAAGAAACAGAATGAACGGCGACATAAAACCAAAGACTATGATGATTTTattgcacaaaattttaaattaaactgtTTTCTTTGTCAAAGATCTCTAACAGATTTCAAGGaactaaaaaatcattttcgcgAACACCACCAAACCAACGGATATGTAAAATGTTGTGGCAAGAAATTACTTAAGCGAGGTGTGCTCGTTGATCATATTCATGTTCACAACAACCCAGAATACTTCAAATGTCAACACTGCGAGAAGGTATTATGTGATCGAAGTGGTTTGGAAATGCATTTGCAGTATTTCCATGGTTCCAGAGAACGTACTTATCATTGCACTATTTGTTCTAAAGGCTTTTTCAGCCGAAAAGTTCTCACTCGACATTGTCTAATACATGCTCCAGACGAACAGAAAAATGTTAAGTGCGAACAATGTGATAAAGC ATTCTGTAATCAATATAGCATGAAACAACACTTAGCGCTAGTTCATCTAAATTTATATGCGAAGATATGTGATATTTGCGGCAAAGCTTTAAACGGAAAGGATGCATTTCGACGGCACCAGGAGAAACATGCTGGTATACCTGCGCCCTTTGTGAAGTGTAATTTATGTAATACAGAACTTAAGACGAAATACGGACTGGCCCGACATATGAAAACAATGCACACCGAGGAGTATCAAACTCCCCAAGTCTGCCCAATTTGTTCGAAAGTATCTCCAAATCTTCGAGCACATAGAAGGCACATTGAATATGTGCACGTCgcagaaaaaaaacatgtttgcaAACTTTGTGACAAAGCATTTAAATCGACGAAAAGCTTACga GAACATGTGGCAACACATACAGGAGAAGTTTTATGTACTTGTACATTTTGCCCTCAAACGTTCAATTCTAAATCGAACATGTACACTCATCGCAAACGACAGCATCCAAAAGAATGggcagaaaaatgtacaaagaaaaaaatctccaCTGGAATAGTACAAAAGATTCAAACTGATTTGAGCTCCACAATATAA